In Aegilops tauschii subsp. strangulata cultivar AL8/78 chromosome 3, Aet v6.0, whole genome shotgun sequence, one genomic interval encodes:
- the LOC109758527 gene encoding uncharacterized protein, translating to MAPPNRRGGSGRKKTVIRRIEQKDARHISYSKRRRGFFTKASDLAVLTGAQVAALAFSPGGNVFSFGHPSIDSVVERFLPAEGAGVGAREESTADDRLLAGESAGEGAAEGAADEDKKLQKLHEEFDELRTELVDVKKRAKRNEEAMAKERAAGDQIAAWFDPKARDMGDGDMAAFFAALMQVKDVVSDRANQVLLEAFQFDVSRMAEVAPPPPPQIFGGSMFEFGSSSGSANDGTDFQFLVPPPQEQGLQAGMDMQQMVMPLPPGLAGGLDMEQQMQMTIPPPPGLAAGMDMEQVQMTMPKPPGFDAGIEMEIDQWLNVMLPPPEFPAGMETVQQGLHQPNAGFPY from the coding sequence ATGGCGCCGCCCAACCGGAGAGGTGGCAGCGGCCGGAAAAAGACCGTCATCCGCCGGATCGAGCAGAAGGATGCCCGGCACATCAGCTACTCCAAGCGCCGCAGGGGGTTCTTCACCAAGGCCAGCGATCTGGCGGTCCTCACCGGCGCCCAGGTGGCCGCCCTCGCCTTCTCGCCCGGCGGCAACGTCTTCTCCTTCGGCCACCCCTCCATCGACTCCGTCGTGGAACGTTTCCTGCCGGCGGAGGGTGCGGGGGTTGGCGCGAGGGAGGAGAGCACGGCCGACGACCGCTTGCTGGCGGGAGAGAGCGCGGGGGAGGGCGCGGCGGAGGGCGCTGCCGACGAAGACAAGAAGCTGCAGAAGCTGCACGAGGAGTTCGACGAGCTACGCACGGAGCTGGTCGACGTGAAGAAGCGGGCCAAGCGCAACGAGGAGGCCATGGCCAAGGAGCGCGCCGCGGGCGACCAGATTGCGGCTTGGTTCGACCCGAAGGCGCGCGACATGGGGGACGGGGACATGGCGGCCTTCTTTGCCGCCCTGATGCAGGTCAAGGACGTCGTCTCCGACCGCGCCAACCAGGTTCTCCTCGAGGCGTTTCAGTTCGACGTGAGCCGCATGGCGGAGgtggccccgccgccgccgccccagatCTTCGGTGGCAGCATGTTCGAGTTCGGTAGCAGCAGCGGCAGCGCCAACGACGGGACGGACTTCCAGTTTCTGGTGCCTCCGCCACAGGAGCAGGGGCTCCAGGCCGGGATGGATATGCAGCAGATGGTGATGCCTCTGCCGCCGGGGTTGGCCGGCGGGCTGGATATGGAGCAGCAGATGCAGATGACGATTCCTCCGCCGCCGGGGCTGGCCGCCGGGATGGATATGGAGCAGGTGCAGATGACGATGCCTAAGCCGCCGGGGTTCGACGCAGGGATAGAGATGGAGATAGACCAATGGCTTAATGTGATGCTGCCGCCTCCGGAGTTCCCTGCCGGGATGGAGACGGTGCAGCAGGGGCTCCATCAACCGAACGCCGGCTTCCCGTACTGA